In one window of Camelina sativa cultivar DH55 chromosome 15, Cs, whole genome shotgun sequence DNA:
- the LOC104746604 gene encoding septum-promoting GTP-binding protein 1-like — protein MAQSCLKIVRINNLRNRVNRRILILRRFTRLLWSRIVACTPGKSRRYLLLSRALPSPNVSRPSLSPSPPQIPAVDVVVVGSGGGGGGGGELVRRSSVVYEQHDNGHRRSDSDLVSLKISLLGDPEIGKTSFLAKYVGEEKEVVEMRELEQGINCTDKTLYMGEARISYSIWELEGAERSRDQIPVACKDSVAILFMFDLTSRCTLNSVISWYQQARKSNQTAIPVMVGTKFDEFIQLPIDLQWTIASQARTYAKALNATLFFSSASYNINVNKIFKFVTAKLFDLPWTVERNLTIGEPIIDF, from the exons ATGGCTCAATCTTGTCTTAAGATCGTTCGGATTAACAATCTAAGGAACAGAGTGAATCGTCGGATATTGATTCTCCGACGATTCACTCGTTTGTTATGGAGTAGGATCGTCGCTTGTACTCCTGGTAAATCTAGGAGATACTTGTTGCTTTCTCGCGCTCTTCCATCTCCGAATGTTTCTCGTCcgtctctttctccttctcctcctcagATCCCCGCCGTGGATGTCGTCGTCGTcggtagtggtggtggtggtggtggtggcggtgagCTTGTTCGTCGTTCTTCCGTGGTGTACGAGCAACACGATAACGGTCATCGGAGATCGGATTCTGATCTTGTTTCTTTAAAGATTAGTCTCTTAGGAGATCCAGAAATTGGAAAAACTAGCTTCCTG gCGAAATATGTTGGTGAAGAGAAAGAAGTAGTAGAAATGAGAGAATTGGAGCAAGGGATCAATTGTACGGACAAGACGTTATACATGGGAGAGGCTCGCATTTCATATAGTATTTGGGAATTAGAAG GGGCTGAGAGATCAAGGGATCAGATCCCAGTGGCTTGCAAGGACTCTGTAGCGATTCTCTTTATGTTTGATCTAACCAGCCGTTGCACGCTTAATAGTGTGATTAGCTGGTATCAACAAGCTAGGAAGTCTaatcag ACGGCGATTCCAGTTATGGTAGGAACCAAGTTTGATGAGTTTATTCAGCTTCCTATTGATCTACAATGGACAATTGCTAGCCAG GCGAGAACATACGCGAAGGCGCTAAACGCGACGCTCTTCTTCTCGAGTGCTTCTTATAACATAAACGTGAATAAGATCTTTAAGTTTGTGACGGCGAAGCTCTTTGATTTACCGTGGACAGTGGAGCGCAACCTCACTATCGGAGAACCAATCATCGACTTCTAG
- the LOC104746605 gene encoding uncharacterized protein LOC104746605 — MMDTFSCNSYEQNHAHNDDVDLDAHDDDHHGGDHQEESGWTTYLEDFSNQYRTNQHEESDHQQDKSFCSLSGVSPSLVSDAATDAFSGKSYPVNFPGKLKFGRGRTKKICEDDSLEDTASSPVNSPKVSQFEHIQTPPRKLEDYVSSSFVMGNIRSMGDHQIHIQEGDEPKMTMMRNLGEGNNNNMDLRSRGLCVVPISMLANFNGRF; from the exons ATGATGGATACATTCTCTTGTAATTCTTATGAACAAAACCATGCCCataatgatgatgttgatcTTGATGctcatgatgatgatcatcatggTGGTGATCATCAAGAGGAGAGTGGATGGACAACTTATCTTGAAGATTTCTCAAATCAATACAGAACTAATCAGCATGAAGAAAGCGATCATCAACAAGACAAGAGTTTTTGTTCGCTTTCTGGCGTCTCTCCTTCTCTGGTCTCCGACGCTGCCACTGACGCCTTCTCAGGCAAGAGTTATCCGGTTAATTTTCCGGGGAAATTGAAGTTTGGGAGAGGAAGAACCAAAAAGATTTGCGAGGATGACTCTTTGGAGGACACGGCTAGCTCTCCGGTCAATAGCCCTAAG GTCAGTCAGTTTGAACATATTCAGACGCCTCCTAGAAAACTTGAGGACTATGTCTCTTCTAGTTTCGTTATG GGAAATATTAGGAGCATGGGGgatcatcaaatccatatacaagaaggtgatgaaccaAAAATGACGATGATGAGAAATCTCGGAGAAGGAAACAATAATAACATGGATTTGAGGAGTAGAGGATTATGCGTCGTCCCTATATCCATGTTGGCTAATTTTAACGGTCGCTTCTGA